The Hymenobacter baengnokdamensis genome includes a region encoding these proteins:
- a CDS encoding cell division protein ZapA: MNDLAIKIRIAERDYPMRVAVADEERLRLAGRQLSEKLREFREQYGIQDKQDLLAMVALATMADSLKVSKEKDGTDAALTERLARLDELLTGVVLAA; the protein is encoded by the coding sequence ATGAACGACTTAGCTATTAAAATTCGCATTGCCGAGCGCGACTATCCCATGCGGGTGGCCGTGGCCGACGAAGAGCGCCTGCGCCTGGCCGGCCGGCAGCTCAGCGAAAAGCTGCGCGAGTTTCGGGAGCAGTACGGCATTCAGGACAAACAAGACCTGCTGGCGATGGTAGCCCTCGCCACAATGGCTGACTCATTGAAAGTTAGCAAAGAAAAGGATGGAACCGATGCAGCCCTGACCGAGCGCCTGGCGCGCCTCGACGAGCTGCTCACTGGCGTGGTGCTGGCGGCCTAG
- the rny gene encoding ribonuclease Y produces MSLILLYCAVAAIVALVAGVVVGRQLAGKARQDLEGQAQAKARQILEEAEAQANRTRDERIQQSKDKFRSLKNEYDQEQKRQRREFEQETQRLKAALEQELTERRQGVLAQEQSIKHLTDTTQKQLEQLQHKEKELEATREKLQADAEHHRTRFEQQEEKRQQKHETALADLQARQQQADEQLHEVQSQLEKVAGLTAAEAREQLVESLRNEAQLQASSYIKDTVAQAKLTATKDAKKVVLETIQRTASEHAIENCVSVFNIESDDVKGKIIGREGRNIRALEAATGVEVIVDDTPEAIIISGFDPVRREIARLSLHLLVKDGRIHPARVEEIVAKTTKKIEEEIIEIGERTVIDLGIHGLHPELIRMVGRMRFRSSYGQNLLQHSREVANLCATMAAELGLNVKHARRAGLLHDIGKVTTEEPELPHAILGMEMAKKYKEHPDVVNAIGAHHDEIEMTALISPIVQACDAISGSRPGARREMMESYIKRLKQLEETASAFKGVNQTYAIQAGRELRVIVDAENVSDERAGELSFEISQKIEKEMQYPGQIKVTVIREMRSVAYAK; encoded by the coding sequence ATGTCTCTTATACTTTTATATTGTGCGGTAGCCGCCATCGTCGCCCTGGTGGCGGGCGTGGTGGTGGGCCGCCAGCTAGCGGGCAAAGCCCGCCAAGACCTGGAAGGGCAGGCGCAGGCCAAAGCCCGTCAGATTCTCGAAGAAGCCGAAGCGCAGGCCAACCGCACCCGCGATGAGCGTATCCAGCAGTCGAAAGACAAGTTTCGTAGCCTCAAGAACGAATACGACCAGGAGCAGAAGCGCCAGCGGCGCGAGTTTGAGCAGGAAACCCAGCGCCTCAAAGCCGCGCTGGAGCAGGAGCTGACCGAGCGCCGGCAGGGCGTGCTGGCCCAGGAGCAGAGCATCAAGCACCTCACCGATACTACCCAGAAGCAGCTGGAACAGCTGCAGCACAAGGAAAAGGAGCTGGAAGCCACCCGCGAAAAGCTGCAGGCTGATGCCGAGCACCACCGCACCCGCTTCGAACAGCAGGAAGAAAAGCGCCAGCAGAAGCACGAAACGGCGCTGGCCGACCTGCAAGCCCGCCAACAGCAGGCCGACGAGCAGCTGCACGAGGTGCAAAGCCAGCTCGAAAAGGTAGCCGGCCTCACGGCTGCCGAAGCCCGCGAGCAGCTCGTGGAAAGCCTGCGCAACGAGGCGCAGCTGCAAGCCAGCTCCTACATCAAGGACACCGTGGCGCAAGCCAAGCTCACGGCTACCAAAGACGCCAAGAAAGTAGTGCTCGAAACCATTCAGCGCACGGCTTCGGAACACGCGATTGAAAACTGCGTGTCGGTCTTCAATATTGAAAGCGACGACGTAAAAGGCAAAATCATCGGCCGCGAGGGCCGCAACATTCGCGCCCTGGAAGCTGCCACGGGCGTTGAGGTGATTGTGGACGATACGCCCGAGGCCATCATCATCTCGGGCTTCGACCCGGTGCGCCGCGAAATAGCCCGCCTCTCACTGCACCTGCTGGTGAAGGATGGTCGTATTCACCCGGCCAGGGTGGAAGAGATTGTGGCCAAGACGACCAAGAAAATCGAGGAGGAAATCATCGAAATCGGCGAGCGCACGGTTATCGACCTTGGCATTCACGGCCTGCACCCCGAGCTTATCCGAATGGTGGGCCGGATGCGCTTCCGCTCCAGCTACGGCCAGAACCTGCTTCAGCACAGCCGCGAGGTGGCCAACCTCTGTGCCACGATGGCCGCCGAGCTGGGCCTCAACGTGAAGCACGCCCGCCGCGCCGGCCTGCTCCACGATATCGGCAAGGTGACTACCGAGGAGCCCGAGCTGCCCCACGCCATTCTGGGCATGGAAATGGCCAAAAAATACAAGGAGCACCCCGACGTGGTAAACGCCATCGGCGCTCACCACGATGAGATTGAGATGACGGCCCTGATTTCACCCATTGTGCAGGCCTGCGACGCTATTTCGGGCTCGCGCCCCGGCGCCCGCCGCGAGATGATGGAAAGCTACATCAAGCGGCTCAAGCAGTTGGAAGAAACGGCCAGTGCCTTCAAGGGGGTCAACCAGACCTACGCCATTCAGGCCGGCCGCGAGCTGCGGGTGATTGTCGATGCCGAGAACGTGAGCGATGAGCGGGCCGGTGAGCTGAGCTTCGAGATTTCGCAAAAAATCGAAAAGGAAATGCAGTACCCCGGCCAGATTAAAGTGACGGTTATCCGGGAAATGCGCTCGGTGGCGTATGCCAAGTAA
- a CDS encoding N-acetylmuramoyl-L-alanine amidase has translation MKKMTMLLALAGVATACVRNPYAATNKVYRRQAKAFARQLQAQPAAPADSLPATPYWVGTVNFNLRKPNYVIIHHTAQKSTEQTLKTFAQTKTQVSAHYVIGRDGQVYHLLSDYLRAWHGGVARWGSITDINSVSIGIELDNDGTEPFQAAQLASLLKVLGSLKRAYNIPVANFIGHGDIAPTRKSDPSALFPWQKLAARGFGLWYDAAVLSDTTAAPFASDSLGRPLPGLTPREALRIIGYDTQDLPAAISAFKRHFVQTDTRPTLTELDRRIIYNIYRKSL, from the coding sequence ATGAAAAAAATGACTATGCTACTAGCGCTGGCGGGGGTGGCTACTGCCTGCGTTCGTAATCCCTACGCCGCGACCAACAAAGTGTACCGTCGGCAGGCCAAAGCCTTTGCCCGGCAGCTGCAAGCCCAGCCGGCCGCGCCGGCCGACAGCCTGCCCGCCACTCCGTATTGGGTAGGTACCGTCAATTTTAATCTGCGCAAGCCCAACTACGTCATCATCCACCACACGGCGCAGAAAAGTACCGAGCAGACTCTCAAAACGTTTGCTCAGACGAAGACGCAGGTAAGTGCGCACTACGTAATCGGCCGTGATGGCCAGGTGTACCATCTGCTCAGCGACTACCTGCGTGCCTGGCATGGCGGGGTGGCGCGCTGGGGCAGCATCACCGATATCAACTCTGTTTCGATTGGTATTGAGCTGGATAACGACGGCACCGAGCCGTTTCAGGCCGCGCAGCTGGCCAGCCTGCTGAAAGTGCTGGGCAGCCTGAAGCGGGCATACAATATTCCGGTAGCCAATTTTATCGGCCACGGCGATATTGCCCCCACGCGCAAAAGCGACCCGAGCGCCCTGTTTCCCTGGCAAAAGCTGGCGGCGCGCGGCTTTGGCCTCTGGTACGATGCGGCGGTGCTTAGCGATACTACTGCCGCGCCCTTCGCTTCCGACTCGCTGGGCCGGCCGCTGCCGGGCCTTACCCCCCGCGAAGCCCTGCGCATTATCGGCTACGACACCCAGGATTTGCCCGCCGCCATCAGCGCCTTCAAGCGCCATTTTGTCCAAACCGATACCCGCCCGACCCTGACCGAGCTGGACCGACGTATTATTTATAATATATATCGAAAATCCTTGTGA
- a CDS encoding acyl-CoA-binding protein, whose translation MSPLPFSMSLQQEFEAAVQQVNNLPADTASQHMTALYGLYKQATEGDVNMKHNEVDAEGANQASGPAGLSQAQWDSWDKYKGLPEDEAKRQYVAQVAELTGSNPNGGSDAGAVPTDALTNAPLAPDAPLPTGKENDTVSRQADFGPGESTGGLRGDITAGAPYGGEDKLKGNQ comes from the coding sequence ATGTCTCCCCTCCCCTTTTCCATGAGCTTACAACAGGAATTTGAAGCTGCCGTGCAGCAAGTCAACAACTTACCGGCCGATACTGCCTCGCAGCACATGACAGCGCTTTATGGCCTCTACAAACAGGCCACGGAAGGCGATGTCAATATGAAGCATAATGAAGTGGATGCCGAGGGAGCCAACCAAGCCAGTGGGCCGGCGGGCCTTTCGCAAGCGCAGTGGGACTCGTGGGATAAGTACAAAGGCCTGCCCGAGGACGAAGCCAAGCGCCAGTATGTAGCCCAGGTAGCTGAGCTGACTGGCAGCAACCCGAACGGCGGCTCCGACGCCGGCGCTGTGCCCACCGATGCGCTTACTAATGCGCCCTTAGCCCCCGATGCGCCGCTGCCAACCGGCAAAGAGAACGATACGGTTTCGCGGCAGGCCGACTTCGGTCCCGGCGAAAGCACGGGCGGCCTGCGGGGCGACATTACCGCCGGCGCGCCCTACGGCGGTGAGGATAAGCTAAAAGGCAATCAGTAG
- the asnB gene encoding asparagine synthase (glutamine-hydrolyzing): MCGITGAYAFSDSGRSALTRLQAATDAIVRRGPDSQGHFVYDQCGLGFRRLAILDLSADGNQPMTDASGRYTIVFNGEIFNFRELREKLVRKGYQFHSQTDTEVILNLYISEGRGFIKKLNGFFGFAIYDKEENSLFIARDRYGVKPLHVYRDEDQLLFGSELKSLLALGVPRKLDYVALSQYLQLNYIPGPATIFKGVKKLLPGHYLFIQGDKVVRKRWYKIPYDPKKVAKNKLTYDEQQKKLVTLMDEAVERRLVADVPLGSFLSGGIDSSVVTALATRHTPHLNTFSIGFRDEPFFDETKYANLVAKMHNTNHTVFSLSNNDLYEHIFQMLDYFDEPFADSSALAVHILSQRTRQHVTVALSGDGADEIFGGYNKHMGDFRVRQGGFKAEAVTGLNLLWDILPKSRNSYFGNKIRQFQRFSRGMLSGPKDRYWDWASFASEKEATSLLSPASRQKVGKKLAAKRRKDILENIHADGDLNEVLLTDTQLVLPYDMLTKVDLMSMANSLEVRTPFLDYKVVNFAFSLPVSSKVDGTMKKKIVQDAFRPMLPPELYDRPKHGFEVPLLKWMRGELRPLIEQDLLADEFVAGQGIFDVAAVQKLKKQLFSNNPGDAHARIWALIVFQYWWKHYMA, from the coding sequence ATGTGTGGAATAACCGGCGCCTACGCCTTCTCCGATTCCGGCCGTTCGGCCCTGACCCGCTTGCAGGCGGCCACCGACGCCATTGTGCGCCGCGGGCCCGACTCGCAGGGGCATTTCGTGTACGACCAGTGTGGCCTGGGTTTTCGGCGGCTGGCCATTCTCGACCTCTCGGCCGATGGCAACCAGCCGATGACCGATGCCTCGGGTCGCTACACTATTGTATTTAACGGGGAGATATTTAACTTTCGTGAGCTGCGCGAAAAGCTGGTTAGAAAAGGCTATCAGTTTCATTCACAGACCGATACCGAAGTAATTCTTAATCTCTATATCAGCGAAGGCCGGGGATTCATCAAAAAGCTTAATGGCTTTTTTGGCTTCGCGATTTATGATAAGGAAGAGAACTCGCTGTTCATCGCCCGCGACCGCTACGGCGTAAAGCCGCTACACGTGTACCGCGACGAAGACCAGCTGCTGTTTGGCTCCGAGCTGAAGTCGCTGCTGGCGCTGGGCGTGCCGCGCAAGCTCGATTACGTAGCGCTCAGCCAGTACCTGCAGCTCAACTATATTCCGGGGCCGGCTACCATTTTTAAGGGAGTGAAGAAGCTGCTGCCCGGCCACTATCTCTTTATCCAGGGTGATAAAGTAGTGCGCAAGCGCTGGTATAAGATACCCTACGACCCCAAAAAGGTCGCTAAAAACAAGCTTACTTACGACGAGCAGCAGAAAAAGCTGGTGACGCTCATGGACGAAGCCGTGGAGCGCCGGCTCGTGGCCGACGTGCCGCTGGGCTCCTTCCTGAGCGGGGGCATCGACTCGAGCGTGGTAACGGCCCTGGCTACCCGCCACACGCCGCACCTCAACACGTTCAGCATCGGCTTCCGCGACGAGCCTTTCTTCGATGAAACCAAGTACGCCAACCTGGTAGCGAAGATGCACAACACCAATCATACGGTGTTCTCACTGAGCAACAACGACTTGTACGAGCACATCTTTCAGATGCTCGACTACTTCGACGAGCCGTTTGCCGATTCCTCGGCCCTGGCCGTTCATATTCTCAGCCAGCGCACCCGCCAGCACGTAACGGTGGCGCTGAGCGGCGACGGCGCCGACGAGATTTTTGGCGGCTACAACAAGCACATGGGCGATTTCCGGGTGCGGCAGGGCGGCTTTAAGGCCGAAGCCGTTACCGGCCTGAACTTGCTCTGGGATATTCTGCCCAAGTCGCGCAACTCGTACTTCGGCAATAAAATCCGGCAGTTCCAGCGCTTCTCGCGCGGCATGCTCAGCGGCCCCAAAGACCGGTACTGGGACTGGGCCAGCTTTGCCTCTGAAAAGGAAGCTACCAGCCTGCTCAGCCCCGCCAGCCGCCAGAAAGTAGGCAAGAAGCTGGCCGCCAAGCGCCGTAAGGACATCCTGGAGAACATTCACGCCGATGGCGACCTCAACGAGGTGCTGCTCACCGATACGCAGCTGGTGCTACCCTACGACATGCTCACCAAGGTCGACCTGATGAGCATGGCTAATTCGCTGGAAGTCAGAACTCCGTTTCTGGACTATAAGGTGGTTAACTTCGCCTTCTCGCTGCCCGTCAGCAGCAAGGTTGATGGCACGATGAAGAAGAAAATCGTGCAGGATGCCTTCCGGCCCATGCTGCCCCCCGAGCTCTACGACCGCCCCAAGCACGGCTTCGAGGTACCGCTGCTAAAGTGGATGCGCGGCGAGCTGCGCCCCCTCATCGAGCAGGACCTGCTGGCGGATGAGTTCGTGGCCGGCCAGGGCATTTTCGATGTGGCGGCCGTGCAAAAGCTAAAAAAACAGCTGTTTTCAAATAATCCGGGCGACGCGCACGCCCGCATCTGGGCCCTTATCGTGTTCCAGTACTGGTGGAAACATTATATGGCATAG
- a CDS encoding UDP-glucose dehydrogenase family protein, with product MKIAVVGTGYVGLVTGTCFAEVGIDVTCIDIDEKKIANLRDGILPIYEPGLEEMVARNVKADRLHFSTKLSEAIKGADVAFIAVGTPPGEDGSADLKYVLAVARGIGESMNNYGVIVTKSTVPVGTAAKVRAEIEQALGKRGVDIEFDVASNPEFLKEGAAIDDFLKPDRIVVGVSSERAEEVMRRLYKPFLLNGHPIIFMDIPSAEMTKYAANSMLATKISFMNDIANLCEIMGADVNKVRQGIGSDARIGTKFIYPGIGYGGSCFPKDVKALIKTAQENGYQMQVLQAVEGVNEAQKEVLFNKVKKHFGGNLKGKKFAIWGLSFKPKTDDMREAPSLVIIEKLLAEGATVSAYDPVAVNEAKHTLGDTITYAKDQFEALVDADALLVVTEWPEFRSPSFEVVGRLLKQKVIFDGRNIYDPVEMKEAGFAYHCIGVKTYHKEPAS from the coding sequence ATGAAAATCGCAGTAGTAGGCACCGGCTATGTTGGGCTGGTTACGGGTACCTGTTTTGCCGAAGTTGGTATCGATGTTACTTGTATTGACATCGACGAGAAAAAGATTGCTAACCTGCGTGATGGCATTCTACCCATCTATGAGCCCGGCCTGGAGGAAATGGTGGCGCGCAATGTAAAGGCCGACCGCTTGCACTTTTCCACTAAGTTGAGTGAGGCCATTAAAGGGGCTGATGTAGCGTTTATTGCAGTGGGCACGCCTCCTGGTGAAGATGGTTCGGCCGACCTGAAATACGTGCTGGCGGTAGCGCGGGGCATTGGTGAAAGCATGAATAATTACGGTGTTATTGTGACGAAGAGCACAGTGCCCGTTGGTACAGCGGCCAAGGTGCGCGCCGAGATTGAGCAGGCACTAGGTAAGCGCGGTGTCGATATAGAATTTGACGTAGCTTCCAACCCTGAGTTTCTGAAGGAAGGCGCTGCCATCGACGACTTTCTCAAGCCCGACCGCATCGTGGTCGGCGTCAGCTCTGAGCGAGCCGAGGAGGTAATGCGCCGCCTCTACAAGCCCTTCCTGCTCAACGGCCACCCGATTATCTTCATGGATATCCCGTCGGCTGAGATGACTAAATATGCGGCAAACTCTATGTTGGCGACCAAAATATCGTTTATGAACGATATTGCCAACCTCTGCGAAATTATGGGGGCCGACGTAAACAAAGTGCGCCAGGGTATTGGCTCCGATGCCCGCATCGGCACCAAGTTTATCTATCCGGGCATCGGTTACGGTGGCTCCTGCTTCCCGAAAGATGTAAAGGCTCTCATCAAAACAGCCCAGGAAAACGGCTACCAGATGCAGGTGCTGCAAGCGGTAGAAGGCGTTAATGAAGCGCAAAAAGAAGTGCTGTTCAATAAAGTAAAGAAGCACTTCGGTGGAAACCTGAAAGGAAAGAAGTTCGCCATCTGGGGCTTATCATTCAAGCCAAAAACCGATGACATGCGCGAAGCGCCGTCGCTGGTGATTATTGAAAAGCTGCTGGCCGAAGGCGCCACAGTTTCGGCCTATGACCCGGTGGCTGTCAACGAAGCCAAGCATACGCTGGGCGACACCATCACGTACGCTAAAGACCAGTTTGAGGCCCTGGTAGACGCCGATGCCCTGCTGGTTGTGACGGAATGGCCCGAGTTCCGCTCTCCCTCCTTTGAAGTAGTAGGTCGGCTGCTGAAGCAAAAAGTGATTTTCGACGGCCGCAATATCTACGACCCGGTCGAGATGAAAGAAGCCGGCTTCGCTTACCACTGCATTGGCGTAAAAACCTACCATAAAGAGCCCGCCTCCTAG
- a CDS encoding UDP-glucuronic acid decarboxylase family protein, which translates to MSDKKRVLITGGAGFLGSHLCDRFLAEGYHVIAMDNLITGDLSNIEHLFKREDFEFHHHDVSKFVFVPGKLDYILHFASPASPIDYLKIPIQTLKVGSLGTHNLLGLARVKGARMLIASTSEVYGDPEVHPQVETYFGNVNPVGPRGCYDEAKRFQEAITMAYHTHHGLETRIIRIFNTYGPRMRLDDGRVLPAFLSQALRGENLTVFGDGSQTRSFCYVDDLVEGIYRLLLSDYALPVNIGNPDEITIKEFGEEIARLTGVEFKPTYQALPENDPMKRKPDITLAKEILGWEPKVGRAEGLRRTLEYFKEHVG; encoded by the coding sequence ATGTCTGACAAAAAACGCGTTCTTATCACCGGCGGCGCTGGTTTCCTGGGCTCACACCTATGCGACCGGTTTTTGGCTGAAGGTTATCATGTGATAGCAATGGACAACCTGATTACCGGGGATTTGTCCAACATCGAGCATCTTTTCAAGCGCGAGGACTTCGAGTTTCACCACCACGACGTGAGCAAGTTTGTGTTCGTGCCGGGGAAACTGGACTACATTCTGCACTTCGCCTCGCCAGCCTCGCCGATTGACTACCTCAAAATCCCGATTCAAACCCTGAAAGTTGGTTCGCTGGGCACCCATAATCTGTTGGGGCTGGCCCGCGTGAAAGGCGCCCGAATGCTGATTGCCAGCACCTCCGAGGTGTATGGTGACCCGGAAGTCCACCCGCAGGTAGAAACCTACTTCGGCAACGTGAACCCCGTCGGTCCGCGCGGCTGCTACGACGAAGCCAAGCGCTTTCAGGAAGCCATCACCATGGCTTACCACACGCACCACGGCCTGGAAACGCGTATTATCCGCATCTTCAACACCTACGGCCCCCGCATGCGCCTCGACGATGGCCGCGTGCTGCCGGCTTTCCTCTCGCAAGCCCTGCGCGGGGAAAACCTGACGGTATTCGGCGACGGCTCCCAAACTCGCTCCTTCTGCTACGTCGATGATTTGGTGGAGGGTATCTACCGCCTGCTGCTCAGCGATTATGCACTGCCGGTAAACATTGGTAACCCCGACGAAATAACTATCAAGGAATTCGGCGAAGAAATCGCCCGTCTTACCGGCGTCGAGTTTAAGCCAACGTATCAAGCTTTGCCCGAAAACGACCCGATGAAGCGCAAGCCCGATATTACTCTGGCTAAGGAGATTCTGGGCTGGGAGCCAAAAGTAGGCCGAGCCGAGGGGCTACGCCGGACGCTGGAGTATTTTAAAGAACACGTGGGGTAG